The Montipora capricornis isolate CH-2021 chromosome 1, ASM3666992v2, whole genome shotgun sequence genome contains a region encoding:
- the LOC138043271 gene encoding uncharacterized protein, translating to MVLLDSRRPIFSVVNVVIRSTRRACTVSRFGIRQQSSLQKPTPLCRLLSTSVICTGKDSSPHFKERTLTKEPEDGDATRGIEAYRMPHPIWSEDELNSVEVTHQEALTKVDKLAYGSVQFLRIAFDIISLYKVGKMTENKWLNRIIMLETVAGVPGMIAAMARHFHSLRKLTRDHGWIHTLLEEAENERMHLMTALELKQPGILFRGVILLAQGVFVNCFFIAYMLSPRFCHRFVGYLEEEAVKTYSYCLKCIDDGTLPIWRTKPAPTLAINYWRLKEGAVMQDVILAIRADEAHHRVVNHTLSSIHLNEKNPFSPGQKKL from the exons ATGGTTCTTTTGGATTCGCGTAGACCTATCTTTAGTGTTGTAAATGTCGTGATCCGATCAACCAGACGCGCGTGCACTGTGTCGCGCTTTGGAATACGACAACAGTCGTCTTTGCAGAAACCCACG CCGTTGTGTCGACTGTTATCAACCAGCGTCATCTGTACAGGAAAGGATTCATCACCTCACTTTAAAGAAAGAACATTGACAAAAGAACCAGAAGATGGTGATGCTACAAGGGGCATTGAGGCTTACAGGATGCCACATCCCATTTG GTCCGAAGATGAGTTGAACAGTGTTGAAGTAACACATCAGGAAGCACTCACTAAAGTTGATAAG CTTGCCTATGGCTCGGTGCAATTTTTGAGGATTGCATTTGATATCATCTCCTTGTACAAAGTTGGAAAGATGACTGAGAATAAGTGGTTGAA TCGTATCATCATGTTAGAGACAGTGGCTGGTGTACCAGGGATgatcgcagccatggctcgtcACTTTCATTCTCTGAGGAAACTTACAAGAGACCACGGATGGATTCATACATTGCTTG AGGAAGCTGAGAATGAGCGAATGCATTTGATGACCGCCTTGGAATTAAAACAGCCTGGAATACTATTCAGAGGAGTTATTCTTTTAGCACAGG gTGTATTTGTGAATTGCTTTTTCATTGCATATATGCTGAGCCCCAGATTCTGTCACAGATTTGTTGGTTATCTTGAAGAAGAGGCAGTCAAAACCTACTCTTATTGTTTAAAG TGCATTGATGATGGTACTTTACCTATCTGGAGAACAAAACCTGCACCAACACTTGCTATTAACTACTGGAGACTCAAG GAAGGAGCAGTTATGCAAGATGTGATACTGGCAATAAGAGCAGATGAAGCACATCACAGAGTTGTTAATCACACACTAAGCTCAATACATCTCAATGAAAAGAATCCTTTTTCACCTGGCCAGAAGAAATTGTGA
- the LOC138043280 gene encoding peptide methionine sulfoxide reductase MsrB-like, with amino-acid sequence MAARRLWKGLEICQSYVTVNSRDKFNLLKTLSARSQDTKNPGLRICARGICFYQASMVKNSDVEWKAKLTPEQFWVCRQKGTEPPWSGEYVDLKTKGIYTCVCCGSALFSSSSKFDSGTGWPSFHSALEMSSDDKMPAQLTVVEKSDNSHGMVRVEVLCRKCDSHLGHVFPDGPPPTGLRYCINSISLKFQAED; translated from the exons atggcggcaaGAAGGTTATGGAAAGGATTGGAAATTTGTCAATCTTATGTTACTGTTAACTCCAGGGataaatttaatttgttaaaaACACTATCAGCACGATCTCAAGACACAAAAAACCCAGGCTTAAGGATTTGTGCAAGAGGAATTTGTTTTTATCAAG CCTCCATGGTTAAGAATTCAGACGTTGAATGGAAGGCAAAACTCACACCTGAACAGTTTTGGGTCTGTAGGCAAAAAGGAACTGAGCCG CCTTGGTCAGGTGAATACGTCGATTTGAAAACTAAAGGGATTTATACGTGTGTGTGCTGTGGCAGTGCCTTGTTTAG CTCATCCAGCAAGTTTGACTCAGGTACAGGTTGGCCGTCATTTCATTCAGCTCTCGAAATGTCATCTGATGACAAGATGCCCGCTCAGCTGACGGTTGTTGAGAAAAGTGACAACAGCCATGGAATGGTTAGAGTTGAAGTTCTTTGTCGTAAG TGTGATTCTCATCTTGGCCATGTGTTCCCAGATGGTCCTCCGCCTACTGGTCTCAGATACTGCATCAACAGCATATCACTGAAATTCCAGGCAGAGGATTAA